One stretch of Paraburkholderia fungorum DNA includes these proteins:
- the kdpA gene encoding potassium-transporting ATPase subunit KdpA: MNSNNVLQAGLFIVVLLAAAVPVARYLSAVMDGSSRVVRFGGPLERLLYRVAGVDPSQEMGWKHYAIATIAFNVIGVLFLYGLLRVQGWLPANPQQFGPMTVDGAFNTAISFVANTNWQDYTPEQTVSYLTQMLGLTVQNFLSAATGIVVVIALIRGFGRHTAQTIGNFWVDITRVTLYVLLPMSMIVAALLMSQGVIQNFKAYQDVPTLQTTSYAAPKLDAQGNPVKDAKGNAVTVDTPVKTQTIAMGPVASQEAIKMLGTNGGGFFNGNSAHPFENPTPFSNFLEIFSILIIPAALALVFGRMIGDRKQGVAVLAAMTIAFGVCVFGEISAEQSGNPALTALNVDQSANALQSGGNAEGKETRFGIAQSGIFTVATTAASCGAVANTHDSLTPIGGLYPMLLMQLGEVIFGGVGSGIYGMLVFALLAVFVAGLMIGRTPEYVGKKIEAYEMKMVSIVVLLTPLLVLVGTSIAVLTDAGKAGIANPGAHGFSEILYAFSSAANNNGSAFAGLSVNTPFYNWLTGIAMWFGRFGTIIPVLAIAGSLAAKKRIGVTGGTLPTHGPLFVVLLLGTVLLVGALTYVPALALGPGVEHLMMMGAH; this comes from the coding sequence ATGAACTCGAACAATGTCCTCCAGGCGGGGCTTTTCATCGTCGTGCTGCTGGCCGCCGCCGTGCCGGTGGCCCGCTATCTGAGTGCGGTGATGGATGGCAGCTCGCGCGTGGTCCGCTTCGGCGGCCCGCTCGAACGTTTGCTGTATCGCGTCGCGGGAGTCGATCCATCGCAGGAAATGGGCTGGAAGCACTACGCGATCGCCACTATCGCGTTCAATGTGATCGGCGTGCTGTTTCTTTACGGGCTGTTGCGCGTGCAAGGCTGGCTGCCCGCGAATCCGCAGCAATTCGGCCCGATGACGGTCGACGGCGCATTCAACACCGCGATCAGTTTCGTCGCCAATACCAACTGGCAGGACTACACACCCGAGCAGACTGTCAGCTATCTGACGCAGATGCTCGGCCTGACCGTGCAGAACTTCCTGTCCGCCGCCACCGGCATCGTGGTGGTGATCGCGCTGATTCGCGGCTTCGGGCGGCACACCGCGCAAACCATCGGCAACTTCTGGGTCGACATCACGCGGGTGACGCTTTACGTGTTGCTGCCGATGTCGATGATCGTCGCGGCTCTGTTGATGAGCCAGGGCGTGATCCAGAACTTCAAGGCCTATCAGGACGTCCCGACGCTGCAAACCACCAGCTACGCCGCGCCGAAACTCGACGCGCAAGGCAATCCGGTGAAGGACGCGAAGGGCAACGCGGTCACGGTCGATACGCCCGTCAAAACGCAGACCATCGCGATGGGCCCGGTCGCCTCGCAGGAAGCGATCAAGATGCTCGGCACCAACGGCGGCGGCTTCTTTAACGGCAACTCGGCGCATCCGTTCGAAAACCCGACGCCGTTCTCGAACTTCCTGGAAATCTTCTCGATCCTGATCATTCCGGCCGCGCTCGCACTGGTGTTCGGACGCATGATCGGCGACCGCAAGCAGGGCGTCGCCGTGCTCGCGGCGATGACGATTGCGTTCGGCGTCTGCGTGTTCGGGGAAATCAGCGCGGAGCAAAGCGGCAATCCCGCGCTGACCGCGTTGAACGTCGATCAATCGGCGAATGCATTGCAGTCGGGCGGCAATGCGGAAGGCAAGGAAACGCGCTTCGGCATCGCGCAATCGGGCATCTTCACGGTCGCGACCACGGCGGCTTCGTGCGGTGCGGTGGCGAATACGCACGACTCGCTGACGCCGATCGGCGGCCTCTACCCGATGCTGCTGATGCAACTCGGCGAAGTGATCTTCGGCGGCGTGGGCTCCGGGATTTACGGGATGCTCGTGTTCGCGTTGCTCGCCGTGTTCGTCGCGGGGCTGATGATCGGCCGCACGCCCGAATACGTCGGCAAGAAGATCGAAGCGTACGAAATGAAGATGGTGTCGATCGTCGTGTTGCTGACGCCGCTGCTGGTGCTGGTCGGCACGTCGATCGCGGTGCTCACCGACGCGGGCAAGGCCGGTATCGCCAACCCGGGCGCGCATGGTTTCTCCGAAATCCTCTACGCGTTCAGCTCGGCCGCGAACAACAACGGCAGCGCGTTTGCGGGGCTGTCCGTGAATACGCCGTTCTACAACTGGCTCACTGGCATCGCGATGTGGTTCGGCCGCTTCGGCACGATCATTCCGGTGCTTGCAATCGCCGGCTCGCTTGCCGCGAAGAAGCGCATCGGCGTGACCGGCGGCACGTTGCCGACGCATGGTCCGCTGTTCGTCGTGCTGTTGCTCGGCACGGTGCTGCTGGTGGGTGCGCTGACGTATGTGCCTGCGCTCGCGCTTGGCCCGGGTGTCGAACATCTGATGATGATGGGTGCGCATTGA
- a CDS encoding methylglyoxal synthase, with protein MTTRIALIAHDHKKDDIVKLAGEYVDTLRRCDILATGTTGGRIADAHGLTVERMLSGPHGGDLQIGAQLAEGRVDMVIFLRDPMTPQPHEPDINALVRACDVHNIPCATNISTARMVLDVLTLRLSEQV; from the coding sequence ATGACCACCCGCATTGCGCTGATCGCGCACGATCACAAGAAGGACGACATCGTCAAACTGGCCGGCGAATACGTCGATACGCTCCGGCGCTGCGACATCCTCGCGACCGGCACGACTGGCGGACGCATCGCCGACGCGCATGGCCTGACAGTCGAGCGCATGTTGTCGGGCCCGCATGGCGGCGATTTGCAGATTGGCGCGCAGCTCGCGGAAGGGCGCGTGGACATGGTGATCTTTTTACGCGATCCGATGACGCCGCAGCCGCACGAACCGGACATCAACGCGCTGGTGCGCGCGTGCGACGTGCACAACATTCCGTGCGCGACGAATATCTCGACCGCGCGCATGGTGCTCGACGTGCTGACGCTGCGTTTGAGCGAGCAGGTCTGA
- the kdpC gene encoding potassium-transporting ATPase subunit KdpC, with translation MKNLFRPLTVIFAVLTAVTGLAYPAVMTAVGQVAFRDQANGSLLEQDGKVVGSQLIGQQFDAPQYFWGRLSASSPMPYNALGSGGSNLGPTNPALLDEVKGRLDALKAAGTDMSKPVPVDLVTSSGSGLDPEISPAAAAYQIERVAKARQLAPNDVQALVDRYTTGRQFGLLGEPRVNVLKLNLALDEMKRG, from the coding sequence ATGAAAAATCTGTTCCGTCCGTTGACCGTGATCTTCGCGGTGCTCACCGCCGTCACCGGACTCGCTTATCCCGCCGTGATGACGGCAGTCGGTCAGGTGGCTTTCCGCGATCAGGCCAACGGCAGCCTGCTTGAACAGGACGGCAAGGTGGTCGGCTCGCAACTGATCGGCCAGCAGTTCGACGCGCCGCAGTACTTCTGGGGACGTCTGTCGGCAAGCAGCCCGATGCCGTATAACGCGCTCGGTTCGGGCGGCTCGAATCTCGGGCCGACCAATCCGGCGTTGCTCGATGAAGTGAAAGGCCGGCTCGACGCGTTGAAGGCCGCCGGGACCGATATGTCGAAGCCCGTTCCCGTCGATCTGGTGACGTCGTCCGGCAGCGGTCTCGATCCCGAGATCAGTCCGGCTGCGGCCGCGTATCAGATCGAACGCGTGGCGAAAGCGCGGCAGCTCGCGCCGAACGACGTGCAGGCGCTGGTCGACCGGTATACGACCGGCCGTCAGTTCGGCCTTCTCGGCGAACCGCGCGTGAACGTGCTGAAGCTGAATCTCGCGCTGGATGAGATGAAGCGAGGTTGA
- a CDS encoding SDR family oxidoreductase, with protein MDMGIAGRTALVCAASKGLGRGCAEALAAEGVNLTIVARTAETLEATAEEIRKQSGVEVKTVACDITTPEGRAAALAACPQPDILVNNAGGPPPGDFRDFSHEDWIRALESNMLTPIELIRATIDTMSARGYGRIVNITSSAVKAPIDVLGLSNGARSGLTGFVAGLARKVAPTGVTINNLLPGLFDTDRIAVTFEAQARNQNISVDDARKQRMKTIPAGRFGNRDEFGRACAFLCSTHAGYITGQNWLIDGGAYPGTF; from the coding sequence ATGGACATGGGAATCGCAGGACGCACCGCGCTGGTTTGCGCGGCCAGCAAGGGCTTGGGACGCGGTTGCGCGGAAGCGCTCGCCGCCGAGGGCGTCAATCTGACGATCGTCGCGCGCACCGCCGAGACGCTGGAAGCGACCGCCGAGGAAATCCGCAAGCAGAGCGGCGTGGAAGTCAAAACCGTCGCGTGCGACATCACTACGCCCGAAGGCCGGGCCGCGGCGCTCGCCGCCTGTCCGCAGCCGGACATCCTCGTGAATAACGCGGGCGGGCCGCCGCCGGGCGACTTCCGCGACTTCTCGCACGAGGACTGGATCCGCGCGCTGGAAAGCAACATGCTGACGCCGATCGAGCTGATCCGCGCGACCATCGACACGATGAGCGCGCGCGGCTATGGCCGTATCGTCAACATTACGAGTTCGGCGGTGAAGGCGCCGATCGACGTGCTGGGTCTATCGAACGGGGCGCGCTCGGGGCTGACCGGCTTCGTCGCGGGGCTGGCTCGCAAGGTCGCGCCGACCGGCGTGACGATCAACAACCTGCTGCCGGGCCTGTTCGACACCGACCGCATCGCGGTCACGTTCGAGGCGCAGGCGCGCAACCAGAACATTTCCGTCGACGACGCTCGCAAGCAGCGCATGAAGACGATTCCCGCCGGGCGCTTCGGCAACCGCGACGAGTTCGGCCGCGCGTGCGCGTTCCTGTGCAGCACGCATGCCGGGTATATCACCGGGCAGAACTGGCTGATCGACGGTGGCGCCTATCCGGGCACGTTCTGA
- the purD gene encoding phosphoribosylamine--glycine ligase: MKLLVVGSGGREHALAWKLAQSPRVQLVYVAPGNGGTAQDERLRNIDITEPAALADFVEQEQIAFTLVGPEGPLAAGIVNLFRSRGLKIFGPTKEAAQLESSKDFAKAFMKRHAIPTAEYETFADVAAAHAYLDAKGAPIVIKADGLAAGKGVVVAQTLEEAHAAVDMMLSDNKLGDAGARVVIEEFLAGEEASFIVMVDGKHVLPLASSQDHKRLLDADQGPNTGGMGAYSPAPIVTPQLHARVMREIILPTVRGMEKEGIRFTGYLYAGLMIDAQGNPKTLEFNCRMGDPETQPIMARLKGDYSKVVEQAIAGTLDTVELEWDRRTALGVVLAAHNYPDTPRKGDRINGIPAETADSVTFHAGTTLADGKLTTSGGRVLCVVGLADSVRTAQSVAYETINQISFDGMQYRRDIGYRAIGRKHDAKTEGKQ; encoded by the coding sequence ATGAAGTTACTCGTCGTCGGTTCCGGCGGTCGCGAACATGCACTCGCATGGAAGCTCGCGCAATCGCCGCGGGTTCAGCTCGTCTACGTTGCTCCGGGCAACGGCGGCACCGCCCAGGACGAGCGTCTGCGCAACATCGACATCACCGAGCCGGCAGCGCTCGCCGATTTCGTCGAACAGGAACAGATCGCTTTCACGCTGGTCGGCCCGGAAGGTCCGCTGGCAGCCGGCATCGTCAACCTGTTCCGCTCGCGCGGTCTGAAGATTTTCGGACCGACGAAGGAAGCCGCCCAGCTCGAAAGCTCGAAAGATTTCGCGAAGGCCTTCATGAAGCGCCACGCGATCCCGACCGCCGAATACGAAACCTTCGCCGACGTCGCCGCCGCGCACGCGTATCTGGACGCCAAGGGCGCGCCGATCGTGATCAAGGCCGACGGCCTCGCCGCCGGCAAGGGCGTGGTGGTCGCGCAAACGCTGGAAGAAGCGCACGCCGCGGTCGACATGATGCTGTCCGACAACAAGCTCGGCGACGCCGGCGCGCGTGTCGTGATCGAAGAGTTCCTCGCGGGCGAAGAAGCCAGCTTCATCGTGATGGTCGACGGCAAGCATGTGCTGCCGCTCGCTTCGAGCCAGGACCACAAGCGCCTGCTCGACGCCGACCAGGGCCCGAACACCGGCGGCATGGGCGCTTACTCGCCCGCGCCGATCGTCACGCCGCAACTGCACGCCCGCGTGATGCGCGAAATCATCCTGCCGACGGTGCGCGGCATGGAGAAGGAAGGCATCCGCTTTACCGGCTACCTGTACGCCGGTTTGATGATCGACGCGCAAGGTAACCCGAAAACGCTCGAATTCAACTGCCGTATGGGCGACCCCGAAACGCAGCCGATTATGGCGCGTCTGAAGGGCGACTATTCGAAGGTCGTCGAGCAGGCGATTGCCGGCACGCTCGACACGGTCGAACTCGAATGGGACCGGCGTACCGCGCTGGGCGTCGTGCTCGCCGCGCACAACTACCCGGACACGCCGCGCAAGGGCGACCGCATCAACGGCATTCCGGCTGAGACGGCCGATTCGGTCACGTTCCACGCCGGCACCACGCTCGCCGACGGCAAGCTGACCACCTCCGGCGGCCGCGTGCTGTGCGTAGTCGGTCTGGCGGATTCGGTACGTACCGCGCAATCGGTCGCGTACGAAACGATCAACCAGATTTCGTTCGACGGCATGCAGTATCGTCGCGACATCGGCTACCGCGCGATCGGCCGCAAGCACGACGCGAAGACCGAAGGCAAGCAGTAA
- the kdpB gene encoding potassium-transporting ATPase subunit KdpB, whose product MTEHNATRSMFDPALLRPAIVDSFKKLTPRTQFRNPVMFCVYIGSILTTILWVAALGGQAEAPAGFILAVTLWLWFTVLFANFAEALAEGRSKAQAASLRSAKKDVMAKKLNEPHPKSPIRILTASDLRKGDVVLVETGDVIPADGEVIDGVASVDESAITGESAPVIRESGGDFSSVTGGTRVLSDWIVVRVTANPGEAFLDRMIAMVEGAKRQKTPNEIALTILLVALTIVMLLATATLLPFSMFSVEAAKAGHVVTITALAALLVCLIPTTIGGLLSAIGVAGMSRMMQANVIATSGRAVEAAGDVDVLLLDKTGTITLGNRQASQFVPAPGVTEEALADAAQLSSLADETPEGRSIVVLAKQRFNIRQRDMATLHAVFLAFTAQTRMSGVDISPQGTSSGAPNREIRKGAADAVKHYVEANGGRFPTEVSNAVAEVARRGSTPLVVAEKVEQGARVLGVIELKDVVKGGIKERFAELRKMGIKTVMVTGDNRLTAAAIAAEAGVDDFLAEATPEAKLATIRAHQAEGRLVAMTGDGTNDAPALAQADVAVAMNTGTQAAKEAGNMVDLDSNPTKLIEIVEIGKQMLMTRGSLTTFSIANDIAKYFAIIPAAFATTYPALNALNVMHLATPASAIMSAVIFNALIIVLLIPLALKGVRYRALGAAILLRRNLLIYGLGGIVVPFIGIKLIDMVLAAFGWV is encoded by the coding sequence ATGACTGAACATAATGCAACCAGGTCCATGTTCGACCCGGCGCTGCTGCGCCCGGCGATCGTGGACTCCTTCAAGAAACTCACGCCGCGCACGCAGTTCCGCAATCCGGTGATGTTCTGCGTGTACATCGGCAGCATTCTGACGACCATTCTGTGGGTCGCCGCGCTCGGCGGCCAGGCCGAGGCGCCCGCCGGTTTCATTCTGGCGGTGACGTTGTGGCTGTGGTTCACGGTGCTGTTCGCGAACTTCGCGGAAGCGCTCGCCGAAGGGCGCTCGAAAGCGCAGGCGGCATCGCTGCGCAGCGCGAAAAAAGACGTGATGGCGAAGAAGCTCAACGAGCCGCATCCGAAGTCGCCGATCCGCATTCTGACGGCTTCCGATCTGCGTAAAGGCGACGTCGTGCTGGTCGAAACCGGCGACGTGATTCCCGCCGACGGCGAAGTGATCGACGGCGTTGCGTCGGTCGACGAATCGGCGATCACCGGCGAATCCGCGCCGGTGATCCGCGAATCGGGCGGCGACTTCTCGTCGGTGACGGGCGGCACGCGCGTGCTCTCGGACTGGATCGTGGTGCGAGTCACCGCTAATCCGGGCGAGGCGTTTCTCGACCGGATGATCGCGATGGTCGAAGGCGCGAAGCGTCAGAAGACGCCGAACGAAATCGCGCTGACCATTCTGCTGGTCGCGTTGACCATCGTGATGCTGCTGGCCACCGCCACCTTGCTGCCGTTCTCGATGTTCTCCGTCGAAGCCGCCAAAGCAGGACATGTGGTGACGATTACCGCACTGGCCGCGCTGCTCGTGTGTCTGATTCCGACCACCATCGGCGGATTGTTGTCGGCGATCGGCGTGGCCGGCATGAGCCGGATGATGCAGGCCAACGTGATCGCGACGTCGGGCCGCGCGGTCGAAGCGGCCGGTGACGTGGACGTGCTGCTGCTCGACAAGACCGGCACGATCACGCTCGGCAACCGTCAGGCTTCGCAGTTCGTGCCGGCGCCTGGCGTGACCGAAGAAGCGCTCGCGGATGCCGCACAGTTGTCGTCGCTGGCGGACGAAACGCCGGAAGGCCGCAGCATCGTCGTGCTGGCGAAGCAGCGTTTCAATATCCGTCAACGCGATATGGCAACGCTGCACGCCGTGTTCCTCGCCTTCACCGCGCAGACGCGGATGAGCGGCGTCGATATCTCACCCCAAGGGACTTCCTCCGGGGCGCCGAATCGCGAAATCCGCAAGGGTGCAGCCGACGCCGTGAAGCACTACGTCGAAGCCAACGGCGGCCGCTTCCCGACCGAAGTCAGCAACGCAGTCGCCGAAGTCGCACGACGCGGCAGCACGCCGCTCGTAGTCGCCGAGAAAGTCGAGCAGGGCGCGCGCGTGCTCGGCGTGATCGAGTTGAAGGACGTGGTGAAGGGCGGCATCAAGGAGCGCTTTGCCGAGTTGCGCAAGATGGGCATCAAGACGGTGATGGTGACCGGCGACAACCGCCTGACCGCAGCGGCCATCGCGGCTGAAGCCGGGGTCGACGATTTCCTCGCCGAAGCCACGCCCGAAGCGAAGCTCGCCACCATTCGCGCGCATCAGGCCGAAGGCCGCCTCGTCGCGATGACCGGCGACGGCACCAACGACGCCCCCGCGCTCGCCCAGGCCGACGTCGCGGTTGCGATGAACACCGGCACGCAGGCCGCGAAAGAAGCCGGCAACATGGTCGATCTCGATTCGAATCCGACCAAGCTGATCGAGATTGTCGAGATCGGCAAGCAGATGCTGATGACGCGCGGCTCGCTCACCACGTTCTCGATTGCGAACGATATCGCCAAATACTTCGCGATCATTCCGGCCGCGTTCGCGACCACTTATCCGGCATTGAATGCGCTGAACGTGATGCATCTGGCGACGCCTGCGTCCGCGATCATGTCGGCGGTGATTTTCAACGCGCTGATCATCGTGCTGCTGATTCCGCTGGCGCTCAAAGGCGTGCGCTATCGCGCGCTCGGCGCGGCGATCCTGCTGCGCCGCAATCTGCTGATTTACGGCCTGGGCGGGATCGTCGTGCCGTTCATCGGCATCAAGCTGATCGATATGGTGCTGGCCGCGTTCGGCTGGGTCTAA
- the hemF gene encoding oxygen-dependent coproporphyrinogen oxidase: MTDSSYDAQAVRSWLQGLQTQIADTLGAFDGQPFATDTWQRAPSEKLRGGGCTRILEGGNFFERAGIGFSDVAGDALPGSASAARPQLAGRGFEAMGVSLVLHPHNPHCPTVHMNVRLLIATKAGEEPVFWFGGGMDLTPYYGYEEDAQHFHRTCRDALQPYGADLYPEFKRWCDEYFFLKHRNEPRGIGGIFFDDFSAPGFDQSFAMLKSVGEGFLKAYLPIIEKRRNIPYGEAERDFQAYRRGRYVEFNLVFDRGTLFGLQSGGRTESILMSMPPVVNWRYNWQPEPGTPEARLYSDFLVPREWV; the protein is encoded by the coding sequence ATGACCGATTCGAGCTACGACGCACAGGCTGTGCGCAGTTGGCTGCAAGGCCTGCAAACGCAAATCGCGGACACGCTCGGCGCGTTCGACGGCCAGCCGTTCGCAACCGACACCTGGCAGCGCGCCCCCAGCGAGAAGTTGCGCGGCGGCGGCTGCACGCGGATTCTCGAAGGCGGCAACTTCTTCGAGCGCGCGGGCATCGGTTTCTCGGATGTCGCCGGCGACGCATTGCCGGGTTCGGCCAGCGCGGCCCGGCCGCAACTGGCCGGGCGCGGTTTCGAGGCGATGGGTGTGTCGCTCGTGCTGCATCCGCACAATCCGCACTGCCCGACCGTGCACATGAATGTGCGTCTGCTGATCGCGACCAAGGCTGGCGAAGAGCCGGTGTTCTGGTTCGGCGGCGGCATGGACCTGACGCCGTACTACGGCTACGAGGAAGACGCGCAGCACTTTCACCGCACCTGCCGCGACGCGTTGCAACCGTACGGCGCGGACCTGTACCCTGAGTTCAAGCGCTGGTGCGACGAGTATTTCTTCCTCAAGCACCGTAACGAACCACGCGGAATCGGCGGAATTTTCTTCGACGACTTCTCGGCGCCGGGCTTCGATCAATCGTTCGCGATGCTCAAAAGCGTCGGCGAAGGATTTCTCAAAGCGTACCTGCCGATCATCGAAAAGCGCCGCAACATTCCGTATGGCGAGGCCGAGCGCGACTTCCAGGCATACCGGCGCGGCCGCTACGTCGAGTTCAATCTGGTCTTCGACCGTGGCACACTGTTTGGATTGCAGAGCGGCGGCCGCACGGAATCGATCCTGATGTCGATGCCGCCTGTGGTGAACTGGCGCTACAACTGGCAGCCCGAGCCGGGCACGCCGGAAGCGCGTCTTTATAGCGATTTTCTCGTGCCGCGCGAGTGGGTGTAA
- the upp gene encoding uracil phosphoribosyltransferase, protein MTQDSRFPNLFILDHPLIQHKLSHMRDRDTSTRTFRELLREITLLMGYEITRNLPMTTRPITTPLVDIDAPVIAGKKLAIVPVLRAGIGMSDGLLELVPSARVGHIGVYRADDHRPVEYLVRLPDLEDRVFILCDPMVATGYSAVHAVDVLKRRNVAGENIMFLALVAAPEGVQVFQDAHPDVKLYVASLDSHLNEHAYIVPGLGDAGDRLFGTKN, encoded by the coding sequence ATGACCCAGGACAGCCGTTTTCCCAATCTTTTCATCCTCGATCACCCGCTGATCCAGCACAAGCTGTCACATATGCGCGACCGGGACACCTCGACCCGCACGTTCCGTGAACTGCTGCGCGAAATCACGCTGCTGATGGGCTACGAAATCACCCGCAATCTGCCGATGACCACGCGCCCGATCACCACGCCGCTGGTCGATATCGACGCGCCGGTGATCGCCGGCAAGAAGCTCGCGATCGTGCCGGTGCTGCGCGCCGGTATCGGCATGTCGGACGGCCTGCTGGAACTGGTGCCGTCGGCGCGGGTGGGCCACATCGGCGTATATCGCGCCGACGACCACCGGCCGGTCGAATATCTGGTGCGTCTGCCGGATCTCGAAGATCGCGTGTTCATCCTGTGCGATCCGATGGTCGCGACCGGCTACTCGGCCGTGCACGCGGTCGACGTGCTCAAGCGCCGCAACGTGGCCGGCGAGAACATCATGTTCCTCGCGCTGGTGGCGGCGCCCGAAGGCGTGCAGGTGTTCCAGGACGCGCATCCGGACGTCAAGCTGTACGTGGCGTCGCTCGATTCGCACCTGAACGAGCACGCGTACATCGTGCCGGGTCTCGGCGACGCCGGCGACCGCCTGTTCGGAACGAAAAACTGA
- a CDS encoding quinone oxidoreductase family protein: protein MTKAIRFDKPGDPEVMKWVDVEVGEPGAGEIRIRQTAVGLNYIDVYFRTGLYPLPLPGGLGMEAAGEVTAVGEGVTGLKAGDRVAYVARPPGAYAQERVLPALQAVKVPDALSDEQAASVMLQGLTAQYLLRRTYPVKAGDTILIQAAAGGVGLLVCQWAKALGATVIGTVGSDEKAEIAKAHGCDHAIVYTRENFTKRVREITDGAGVPVVYDSIGKDTFTGSLDCLAPLGMFVSFGNASGRLPPIDSSEFAGRGSLFFTRPTLFTYIAKRSDYEAMSAELFDVLVSGKVKTSVNQRYALADVGQAHADLEGRKTTGSTVLMP, encoded by the coding sequence ATGACGAAAGCAATCCGATTCGATAAGCCCGGCGACCCCGAGGTGATGAAATGGGTCGACGTCGAAGTGGGCGAACCCGGCGCGGGCGAGATTCGCATCCGGCAGACGGCGGTCGGGCTGAACTACATCGACGTGTATTTCCGCACCGGTCTGTATCCGCTGCCGCTGCCCGGCGGGCTCGGCATGGAAGCGGCGGGTGAAGTGACGGCTGTGGGCGAGGGCGTCACCGGTCTGAAAGCGGGCGACCGCGTGGCCTATGTCGCGCGTCCGCCGGGCGCGTATGCGCAGGAGCGCGTGCTGCCGGCGCTGCAGGCCGTCAAGGTGCCCGACGCCTTGAGCGACGAGCAGGCGGCCTCGGTGATGCTGCAAGGTCTCACCGCGCAGTATCTGCTGCGCCGCACTTATCCGGTGAAAGCGGGCGACACGATCCTGATTCAGGCCGCGGCGGGCGGCGTCGGTCTGCTGGTGTGTCAGTGGGCCAAGGCGCTGGGCGCGACGGTGATCGGCACGGTCGGTTCCGACGAGAAAGCCGAGATCGCGAAGGCACATGGCTGTGACCATGCAATCGTCTATACGCGCGAGAATTTTACGAAGCGCGTGCGCGAGATCACCGACGGCGCGGGCGTGCCGGTGGTGTACGACTCGATCGGCAAGGACACGTTTACGGGCTCGCTCGACTGCCTCGCGCCGCTCGGCATGTTCGTGAGCTTCGGCAATGCATCGGGTCGTTTGCCGCCGATCGATTCGTCGGAATTCGCCGGACGCGGCTCGCTGTTCTTTACGCGCCCCACGCTGTTCACGTACATCGCAAAACGCAGCGACTACGAGGCGATGTCGGCGGAACTGTTCGACGTGCTGGTGTCGGGCAAGGTGAAGACGAGCGTGAATCAGCGTTATGCGCTGGCGGATGTCGGACAGGCACATGCCGATCTCGAAGGCCGCAAGACGACGGGTTCGACGGTGTTGATGCCGTAA
- a CDS encoding YebC/PmpR family DNA-binding transcriptional regulator, with amino-acid sequence MAGHSKWANIKHKKAAADAKRGKVWTRLIKEIQVAARMGGGEIDSNPRLRLAVEKSYDANMPKDNVNRAIQRGVGGVDGASYEEIRYEGYGIGGAAVIVDTMTDNRTRTVAEVRHAFSKNGGNMGTDGSVSFMFDHVGQFLFAPGTAEDKLMEAALEAGADDVVTNEDGSIEVLCPPNDFPKVKTALEAAGFKAELAEVTMKPQTEVEFTGDDAVKMQKLLDALENLDDVQEVYTNAAIADE; translated from the coding sequence ATGGCGGGTCATTCGAAATGGGCCAACATCAAGCATAAGAAAGCAGCGGCCGACGCCAAGCGCGGCAAGGTCTGGACGCGGCTCATCAAGGAAATTCAGGTCGCGGCCCGCATGGGCGGCGGCGAAATCGACTCGAACCCGCGTCTGCGGCTCGCCGTCGAAAAGTCGTACGACGCCAACATGCCGAAAGACAACGTCAACCGCGCGATCCAGCGCGGCGTGGGCGGTGTCGACGGCGCGAGCTACGAAGAAATCCGCTACGAAGGCTACGGTATCGGCGGCGCGGCGGTGATCGTCGACACGATGACCGACAACCGCACCCGCACGGTCGCGGAAGTGCGTCACGCGTTCTCGAAGAACGGCGGCAACATGGGCACGGACGGCTCGGTGTCGTTCATGTTCGATCACGTCGGCCAGTTCCTGTTTGCGCCCGGCACCGCCGAAGACAAGCTGATGGAAGCCGCGCTCGAAGCCGGCGCCGACGACGTCGTCACGAACGAAGACGGCAGTATCGAAGTGCTGTGTCCGCCGAACGATTTCCCGAAGGTGAAGACCGCGCTCGAAGCTGCGGGCTTCAAGGCCGAGCTGGCCGAGGTGACGATGAAACCTCAGACGGAAGTCGAATTCACCGGCGACGACGCGGTGAAAATGCAGAAACTGCTCGACGCGCTGGAAAATCTGGACGACGTGCAGGAAGTCTATACAAACGCCGCGATCGCCGACGAGTGA
- the kdpF gene encoding K(+)-transporting ATPase subunit F: MNWILWLSGAATALLFAYLVYALLRAEDIE; encoded by the coding sequence ATGAACTGGATTCTATGGTTGTCCGGCGCGGCCACCGCGCTGCTGTTTGCCTATCTGGTCTATGCGCTGTTGCGCGCGGAGGACATTGAATGA